The following coding sequences are from one Pongo abelii isolate AG06213 chromosome 3, NHGRI_mPonAbe1-v2.0_pri, whole genome shotgun sequence window:
- the GK3 gene encoding glycerol kinase 3 — translation MAASKTAVLGPLVGAVDQGTSSTRFLVFNSRTAELLSHHQVEIKQEFPREGWVEQDPKEILHSVYECIEKTCEKLGQLNVGISNIKAIGVSNQRETTVVWDKITGEPLYNAVVWLDLRTQSTVESLSKRIPGNNNFVKSKTGLPLSTYFSAVKLRWLLDNVRKVQKAVEEKRALFGTIDSWLIWSLTGGVNGGVHCTDVTNASRTMLFNIHSLEWDKQLCEFFGIPMEILPHVRSSSEIYGLMKAGALEGVPISGCLGDQSAALVGQMCFQIGQAKNTYGTGCFLLCNTGHKCVFSDHGLLTTVAYKLGRDKPVYYALEGSVAIAGAVIRWLRDNLGIIKTSEETEKLAKEVGTSYGCYFVPAFSGLYAPYWEPSARGIICGLTQFTNKCHIAFAALEAVCFQTREILDAMNRDCGIPLSHLQVDGGMTSNKILMQLQADILYIPVVKPLMPETTALGAAMVAGAAEGVDVWSLEPEDLSAVTMERFEPQINAEESEIRYSTWKKAVMKSMGWVTTRSPESGDPSVFCSLPLGFFIVSSMAMLIGARYISGIP, via the coding sequence ATGGCAGCCTCAAAGACGGCAGTTTTGGGGCCACTGGTGGGGGCGGTGGACCAGGGCACCAGTTCCACGCGCTTTTTGGTTTTCAATTCAAGAACAGCTGAACTACTTAGTCATCATCAAGTGGAAATAAAACAAGAGTTCCCAAGAGAAGGATGGGTGGAACAGGACCCTAAGGAAATTCTACATTCTGTCTATGAGTGTATAGAGAAAACATGTGAGAAACTTGGACAGCTCAATGTTGGTATTTCCAACATAAAAGCTATTGGTGTCAGCAACCAGAGGGAAACCACTGTAGTCTGGGACAAGATAACTGGAGAGCCTCTCTACAATGCTGTGGTGTGGCTTGATCTAAGAACACAGTCTACCGTTGAGAGTCTTAGTAAAAGAATTCCAGGAAATAATAACTTTGTCAAGTCCAAGACAGGCCTTCCACTTAGCACTTACTTCAGTGCAGTGAAACTTCGCTGGCTCCTTGACAATGTGAGAAAAGTTCAAAAGGCCGTTGAAGAAAAACGAGCTCTTTTTGGGACTATTGATTCATGGCTTATTTGGAGTTTGACAGGAGGCGTCAATGGAGGTGTCCACTGTACAGATGTAACAAATGCAAGTAGGACTATGCTTTTCAACATTCATTCTTTGGAATGGGATAAACAACTCTGTGAATTTTTTGGAATTCCAATGGAAATTCTTCCACATGTTCGGAGTTCTTCTGAGATCTATGGCCTAATGAAAGCTGGGGCCTTGGAAGGTGTGCCAATATCTGGGTGTTTAGGGGACCAGTCTGCTGCACTGGTGGGACAAATGTGCTTCCAGATTGGACAAGCCAAAAATACGTATGGAACAGGATGTTTCTTACTATGTAATACAGGCCATAAGTGTGTATTTTCTGATCATGGCCTTCTCACCACAGTGGCTTACAAACTTGGCAGAGACAAACCGGTATATTATGCTTTAGAAGGTTCTGTAGCTATAGCTGGTGCTGTTATTCGCTGGCTAAGAGACAATCTTGGAATTATAAAGACCtcagaagaaactgaaaaacttGCTAAAGAAGTAGGTACTTCTTACGGCTGCTACTTCGTCCCAGCATTTTCGGGGTTATATGCACCTTATTGGGAGCCCAGCGCAAGAGGGATAATCTGTGGACTCACTCAGTTCACCAATAAATGCCATATTGCTTTTGCTGCATTAGAAGCTGTTTGTTTCCAAACTCGAGAGATTTTGGATGCCATGAATCGAGACTGTGGAATTCCACTCAGTCATTTGCAGGTAGATGGAGGAATGACCAGCAACAAAATTCTTATGCAGCTACAAGCAGACATTCTGTATATTCCAGTAGTGAAGCCCTTGATGCCTGAAACCACTGCACTGGGTGCTGCCATGGTGGCAGGGGCTGCAGAAGGAGTCGATGTATGGAGTCTTGAACCTGAGGATTTGTCTGCCGTCACGATGGAGCGGTTTGAACCTCAGATTAATGCTGAGGAAAGTGAAATCCGTTATTCTACATGGAAGAAAGCTGTGATGAAGTCAATGGGTTGGGTTACAACTCGATCTCCAGAAAGTGGTGACCCTAGTGTCTTCTGTAGTCTGCCCTTGGGCTTTTTTATAGTGAGTAGCATGGCAATGTTAATCGGAGCAAGGTACATCTCAGGTATTCCATAA